One Microtus pennsylvanicus isolate mMicPen1 chromosome 3, mMicPen1.hap1, whole genome shotgun sequence DNA window includes the following coding sequences:
- the LOC142847270 gene encoding olfactory receptor 7G2-like, whose product MGSKNQTDVSHFFLLGLTDDPKLKPVIFCLFLFMYMVAILGNLLIILAVSSYSHLQTPMYFFIYNLSFNDICLTTTIIPHMLLNTQTQIQSISYAGCLTQVCLVLFFAGFESCILAAMAYDRYVAICYPLSYTIIMNSHSCGLIILFSILISILNMGLLGLMVLRLSFCTNLEISLFFCELSQVMKLACSDTLVHNILIYLATFIFGGIPISGIIFSYVQIVLSVCRIPSVRGRYKAFSTCGSHLSVTSLSYGSGLWVYINSAVNNILPKEASVAYVMYTVVPQMLNPFIFSLRNKDMKGIMKKSSL is encoded by the coding sequence ATGGGAAGTAAAAACCAAACAGATGTTTCTCACTTCTTTCTTCTGGGACTAACAGATGATCCAAAACTGAAGCCAGTCATATTTTGCCTCTTTCTCTTCATGTACATGGTCGCCATCCTGGGGAATCTGCTTATTATCCTGGCTGTGAGCTCTTACTCCCATTTGCAAACACCTATGTACTTCTTTATCTACAATTTGTCCTTTAATGACATATGCTTAACGACAACCATTATCCCACACATGTTATTAAATACCCAAACACAGATTCAGAGCATCAGTTATGCAGGCTGCCTCACTCAGgtctgccttgttttgttttttgctggaTTTGAAAGTTGCATTCTTGCAGCAATGGCTtatgacagatatgtggccatttGCTATCCACTGAGTTACACAATCATCATGAATTCTCACTCATGTGGTTTAATAATTCTCTTTTCCATCCTCATCAGCATTTTGAACATGGGACTTCTTGGTCTCATGGTATTGAGACTATCCTTTTGCACAAACCTGGAAATTTCCTTATTCTTCTGTGAACTTTCTCAAGTCATGAAGCTTGCCTGCTCTGACACCCTTGTTCATAATATTCTGATATATCTTGCAACATTTATATTTGGTGGCATCCCAATCTCTGGTATTATTTTCTCTTATGTCCAAATTGTTCTCTCTGTTTGTAGAATACCTTCAGTGAGAGGGAGATACAAAGCCTTTTCCACTTGTGGGTCTCACTTATCAGTGACCTCTTTGTCCTATGGATCAGGGTTGTGGGTTTACATAAACTCTGCAGTTAATAATATTTTACCCAAAGAGGCTTCAGTGGCTTATGTGATGTATACAGTTGTCCCACAAATGCTGAACCCATTTATCTTTAGCCTTAGAAATAAGGACATGAAAGGAATTATGAAAAAATCATCGTTATAG